In Torulaspora delbrueckii CBS 1146 chromosome 1, complete genome, one genomic interval encodes:
- the SHS1 gene encoding septin SHS1 (similar to Saccharomyces cerevisiae SHS1 (YDL225W); ancestral locus Anc_2.51), whose product MDSPGAPPSLFRRKKENKRGITYTMLLCGPSGTGKTTFANNLLESNLFPHKYNQLDSYEVSGKIRIVSPTKVVSFNSKNGIPSYMSSFDPARAELEPGVTITSTSVEIGMEETGARESRESQQEDETILFNLISAHGIGENLDDSLCFDEITLYLEQQFDIVLAEETRIRRNPRFEDTRVHIALYFIEPTGHGLRQVDIELMKRMSRYTNVLPIISKADSFTKEELAQFRKNIMDDIERFHVPVFKFDVDPEDDDLETIEENQALANLQPFAVVCSDLKNERGQYVRHYPWGTVDINDEKASDLHVLKNVLFGSHLQEFKDTTQNLLYENYRAEKLSTVSETEAIEKDLAANSRQSNAPSLSNFASLVNTGHFKSSQSLALSSELPATPKIRSPDLADDNESPIRQMSQSIKDENEEIIRTIKQESPRLSSTDNPERNKLRNISETVPYVLRHERIIARQQKLEKLEAQSAKELQARIQELEKKAHDLKLREKLLREKKINGSSTSLASSQSGAQVQSQLKKKIHTRISHPLHLIGTKRTTISRYYNIQIYIIYTILC is encoded by the coding sequence ATGGACTCACCAGGGGCTCCTCCAAGCCTTTTCCGTAGGAAGAAGGAGAACAAGCGCGGTATCACTTACACGATGCTACTATGCGGACCTTCAGGTACTGGTAAGACTACTTTTGCTAATAATCTGTTGGAATCAAATCTGTTTCCTCATAAATACAATCAGTTGGACTCCTACGAAGTCTCAGGAAAGATTAGAATCGTTTCTCCAACAAAAGTGGTTTCCTTCAACTCGAAAAACGGTATTCCTTCCTACATGTCTTCATTTGATCCAGCTCGTGCCGAGTTGGAACCAGGTGTTACTATTACTTCTACTTCTGTCGAGATTGGGATGGAGGAAACTGGTGCTAGGGAATCGCGTGAGTCCCAGcaggaagatgaaactATACTGTTTAATCTGATCAGTGCACATGGGATTGGTGAAAATTTGGACGATTCATTgtgttttgatgaaattacATTGTATCTTGAACAACAATTCGATATCGTGCTCGCCGAAGAAACTAGGATTAGAAGAAACCCACGATTCGAAGACACAAGAGTTCATATTGCGTTGTATTTCATCGAACCCACAGGACATGGGCTCAGGCAAGTCGATATTGAGCTTATGAAACGAATGTCTCGTTATACCAATGTTTTGCCTATTATATCCAAGGCAGATTCTTTCACTAAAGAGGAATTGGCTCAATTTAGAAAGAATATCATGGACGATATTGAGAGGTTCCACGTACCAGTATTCAAATTCGACGTGGACcctgaagatgatgatttagAGACGATAGAAGAAAATCAGGCCTTAGCCAACTTGCAACCGTTTGCTGTTGTTTGTTCAGATCTCAAAAATGAACGGGGCCAATATGTGAGACATTATCCATGGGGTACCGTCGATATCAATGACGAAAAGGCTTCCGATCTACACGTTTTGAAGAACGTCTTGTTTGGATCGCATTTACAAGAGTTTAAAGATACTACGCAAAACCTACTATATGAAAACTACCGTGCTGAGAAATTATCCACCGTTTCGGAGACAGAAGCCATCGAAAAGGATTTGGCCGCAAATAGTAGGCAGTCCAATGCACCAAGTTTGAGTAACTTTGCATCCTTGGTCAACACTGGAcacttcaaatcttcacaaTCATTGGCACTCTCCTCTGAACTGCCAGCTACACCAAAGATCAGATCTCCAGATCTTGCGGACGATAACGAATCTCCAATAAGGCAGATGTCGCAATCTATAaaggatgaaaatgaagagataATCAGAACGATTAAGCAAGAATCACCAAGATTGAGCTCCACGGATAATCCAGAGAGAAATAAATTGAGAAATATTTCTGAAACTGTTCCTTACGTGTTGAGACACGAGCGAATCATCGCAAGACAACAAAAGTTAGAGAAACTAGAGGCTCAATCAGCAAAGGAATTGCAGGCACGCATCCAGGAACTTGAGAAGAAGGCTCATGATTTGAAGTTGAGGGAGAAATTGCTACGGGAGAAAAAGATTAACGGATCATCGACTTCATTGGCATCTTCTCAAAGTGGTGCACaagttcaaagtcaattgaaaaagaagaTACATACACGGATCTCGCATCCATTGCATCTAATAGGAACTAAACGTACGACAATCTCTAGATATTACAACATACAAATTTATATTATATACACTATTCTATGTTGA
- the GCR2 gene encoding Gcr2p (similar to Saccharomyces cerevisiae GCR2 (YNL199C); ancestral locus Anc_2.50), with protein MTDLDFGNLSSQVLTTAGIMHHQTKLDVFIIRAYKLLSSGSIINSNTLQSVTSSPQTTSTTPAAATTNNGNSGPAINTTNGSTIQYQYSQLFGKISKLYNATISSGAIDDRSTSPKSAIELYQRFQQIIKELELSYEVSPYGRYFQRLDQSLWQIKDDVELRTDKLWKLVSMSIFSIYDPRTGQMINQGRRKTGGSLAASTKGSPTEMMNNTGNGKAPARPGLVNEAINPTVNSMMMDASIPQQLQKRLQTISQDINSRSLNGYYTQPTSPGQGGSFGFGLDNDATLYNPTSYGNNNSTGTSWKRRSLGSLAENELDDEAVEELLQLTNTSKRQRTATPINFNNNPSANTNNSMKTRQPNEHNTAPIMNPTANVARNATANTAAVNELTNPTFNNGMSNALVAGDTLVRQLKDTYESLVAEKNQRIVQLEREVELQRQETQWLRKMLIEDMGCVRSLLKDLRR; from the coding sequence ATGACCGACCTTGATTTTGGAAATCTATCCAGCCAGGTGCTCACGACTGCCGGCATAATGCACCATCAGACAAAGCTGGATGTATTTATTATTAGGGCTTATAAGCTGTTGTCGAGTGGATCCATTATAAACAGTAATACACTTCAAAGTGTCACAAGCTCGCCGCAGACTACATCTACTACACCAGCTGCAGCCACGACAAATAATGGAAACAGTGGTCCTGCAATTAATACGACGAATGGGAGTACAATACAGTACCAATATTCACAACTATTTGGGAAAATCTCAAAATTGTACAATGCAACTATATCATCAGGAGCCATAGACGATAGGTCCACATCACCCAAGAGTGCGATTGAACTGTATCAAAGATTCCAGCAGATTATCAAGGAGCTGGAGTTGAGTTATGAAGTGAGTCCATATGGTAGGTATTTCCAGAGACTGGATCAAAGCCTGTGGCAGATCAAGGATGATGTTGAGTTAAGAACAGACAAGCTCTGGAAACTGGTATCGATGAGCATATTCTCAATCTATGATCCACGAACAGGCCAGATGATTAATCAGGGTCGCAGAAAGACTGGTGGGTCCCTTGCCGCATCAACAAAAGGTTCCCCAACTGAAATGATGAACAATACAGGTAATGGCAAAGCTCCAGCTCGCCCTGGTTTGGTGAATGAGGCTATAAATCCAACTGTGAATAGCATGATGATGGATGCTTCGATACCGCAGCAACTACAGAAAAGGTTACAGACCATCTCGCAGGATATAAACTCCAGATCACTCAATGGTTACTATACGCAACCGACGAGTCCCGGCCAAGGTGGTAGTTTTGGATTTGGACTCGATAACGATGCCACACTTTATAACCCAACAAGTTACGGCAATAACAATAGTACAGGAACTTCCTGGAAGAGGCGATCTTTGGGATCACTAGCAGAGAACGAGCTCGACGATGAAGCAGTGGAAGAACTATTGCAATTGACAAATACCAGCAAACGGCAAAGAACTGCCACACCCATAAACTTTAACAACAATCCATCAGCAAATACAAACAACAGCATGAAGACAAGACAACCTAATGAGCATAATACAGCGCCCATCATGAATCCCACAGCGAACGTGGCACGCAACGCCACGGCAAATACAGCCGCAGTGAACGAACTAACAAATCCAACTTTCAATAACGGCATGAGCAATGCACTGGTCGCCGGCGATACACTGGTTCGACAACTAAAAGATACTTACGAATCTCTAGTAGCGGAAAAGAATCAGAGGATTGTTCAATTGGAGCGTGAAGTCGAATTACAAAGACAAGAGACCCAATGGCTCAGGAAGATGCTCATCGAAGATATGGGCTGCGTGAGAAGCCTTTTAAAAGACTTGAGGCGGTAG
- the NNR1 gene encoding NADHX epimerase (similar to Saccharomyces cerevisiae YNL200C; ancestral locus Anc_2.49): MSLFKVVSSKLAAEIDQELMGPQVGFTLQQLMELAGFSVAQAVSREFPLDKASIDKHVFVIAGPGNNGGDGLVCARHLKLFGYNPIVYYPKRSERNEFYKQLVSQLNFFKVPILSQEGDSTDWLEYLKPESTLCIVDAIFGFSFKPPMREPFKGILTQLHELENQVPIVSVDVPSGWDVDEGPITEDAINPAVLVSLTVPKPCSNFLKRNTAHYVGGRFIPREFANKYGFEPFDYELTDQILKL, from the coding sequence ATGTCTTTATTCAAAGTTGTTTCATCTAAATTAGCTGCCGAGATCGACCAGGAGTTGATGGGCCCACAAGTTGGGTTTACACTGCaacaattgatggaatTGGCAGGTTTCAGTGTTGCACAGGCCGTTTCTCGTGAATTCCCCCTTGATAAAGCCAGTATCGATAAACATGTTTTCGTCATTGCAGGTCCCGGCAATAATGGTGGCGATGGGCTTGTGTGTGCCAGGCATTTAAAACTGTTTGGTTACAATCCGATCGTATACTACCCAAAGAGAAGCGAAAGAAATGAATTTTACAAGCAATTGGTCAGtcaattgaacttctttAAGGTTCCTATCCTATCACAAGAGGGTGACAGTACTGATTGGCTCGAATATTTGAAACCAGAATCCACACTCTGCATCGTGGACGCAATCTTTGGCTTCAGCTTTAAGCCACCAATGCGTGAACCTTTCAAGGGAATTTTAACACAGCTACATGAACTAGAGAATCAAGTTCCCATTGTTTCCGTTGACGTTCCATCCGGATGGGACGTAGACGAAGGTCCCATCACTGAAGACGCAATAAACCCAGCCGTGCTAGTCTCTTTGACAGTCCCAAAGCCATGCAGCAATTTCCTTAAGAGGAACACTGCACACTACGTTGGTGGCAGGTTTATTCCCCGCGAGTTCGCTAACAAGTACGGGTTCGAACCATTCGATTACGAACTCACAGACCAAATACTCAAGCTATAA